In a single window of the Streptomyces sp. NBC_00353 genome:
- a CDS encoding response regulator transcription factor, translating to MREEGKITVFLLDDHEVVRRGVHELLAVEDDIEVVGEAGTAADALLRIPATRPDVAVLDVRLPDGSGVEVCREIRSKDESIHCLMLTSYADDEALFDAIMAGASGYVLKAIRGNELLTAVRDVAAGKSLLDPVATARVLERLREGKEARGDDKLSALTDQERRILDLIGEGLTNRVIGERLHLAEKTIKNYVSSLLSKLGMERRSQAAAYVARLQAERR from the coding sequence AGGTCGTCCGCCGCGGAGTGCACGAATTGCTCGCGGTCGAGGACGACATCGAGGTCGTCGGCGAGGCGGGCACGGCGGCGGACGCGCTGCTCCGTATCCCCGCCACCCGGCCCGATGTGGCGGTGCTCGACGTGCGGCTGCCGGACGGCAGCGGGGTGGAGGTCTGCCGGGAGATCCGCTCCAAGGACGAGAGCATCCACTGCCTGATGCTGACCTCGTACGCCGACGACGAGGCCCTCTTCGACGCGATCATGGCGGGCGCGTCGGGATACGTGCTGAAGGCGATCCGTGGCAATGAGCTGCTGACCGCGGTACGGGACGTGGCGGCCGGAAAGTCGCTGCTCGACCCTGTCGCGACCGCGCGCGTGCTGGAGCGGCTGCGCGAGGGCAAGGAAGCCCGGGGCGACGACAAGCTGTCCGCCCTCACCGACCAGGAACGCCGCATCCTCGATCTCATCGGCGAGGGCCTGACGAACCGGGTGATCGGCGAACGGCTGCATCTCGCCGAGAAGACGATCAAGAATTATGTCTCCAGTCTGCTGTCCAAGCTGGGCATGGAGCGGCGCTCGCAGGCCGCCGCCTATGTGGCGCGGCTGCAGGCGGAGCGGCGCTGA
- a CDS encoding pyridoxamine 5'-phosphate oxidase family protein encodes MSSAEPRAMEAQVMEVRAIELISRVRYGRLATTRRALPFLAVARHLVIDGRVVLRMHSGLGHHESCDGTVVAYGVDNFDAAATGEGGGEDTDALWSVQFTGPAEVVHPTEEQRTRFGATPLQVNGEPFEPVYLRLDPHFVTMHTLDFHASQPSHHTA; translated from the coding sequence ATGTCCTCTGCGGAACCCCGAGCGATGGAAGCCCAAGTGATGGAAGTCCGAGCGATCGAGCTGATCAGCCGGGTGCGGTACGGCCGGCTGGCGACCACCCGCCGGGCTCTCCCGTTCCTGGCGGTGGCCCGCCATCTCGTGATCGACGGGCGCGTGGTCCTGCGGATGCACAGCGGTCTCGGTCACCACGAGTCGTGCGACGGCACCGTCGTCGCGTACGGGGTGGACAACTTCGACGCGGCGGCCACCGGCGAGGGCGGCGGCGAGGACACCGACGCCCTGTGGTCGGTGCAGTTCACCGGGCCCGCCGAGGTCGTGCACCCCACGGAGGAACAGCGCACGCGCTTCGGTGCGACGCCGCTGCAGGTCAACGGCGAACCCTTCGAGCCGGTCTATCTCCGCCTCGACCCGCACTTCGTCACCATGCACACTCTGGACTTCCACGCAAGTCAACCGAGCCACCACACAGCGTGA
- a CDS encoding phosphotransferase produces the protein MLRRYPNAGEPLTCKPITLGLLNHGYRVSTTRGSYFLKHHLDDSTGDRATIVRQHRATQRLQSLGVPVAPPVEDTEGDTVTEIGGRCYALHPWVDGLHRVGAQLTTAQSQRLGALLGAVHTGLAQVMERGVAQARGHAGPDAADTFALIDDLLAAARGRRPRDAFDELAEHRLVERRALLEQYADHRPPTPDIPATGWVHGDFHPLNVLYRDADPVAIIDWDRLGVQPRAEEAVRAAAIFFVQPTGKLELEKVRAYARAYRRAAGASAAELAAAVHRVWWERLNDFWILHWRYRLHDRRADPQFPAVSALAVWWTREYEAVREAFTE, from the coding sequence GTGCTGCGCCGCTATCCGAACGCCGGTGAGCCCCTCACCTGCAAGCCCATCACCCTGGGCCTCCTCAACCATGGCTACCGCGTCTCCACCACCCGCGGCTCGTACTTCCTCAAGCACCACCTCGACGACTCCACCGGCGACCGCGCGACGATCGTCCGCCAGCACCGCGCCACCCAGCGGCTGCAGTCGCTCGGGGTGCCCGTCGCCCCGCCCGTCGAGGACACGGAGGGCGACACGGTCACGGAGATCGGCGGCCGGTGCTACGCCCTGCACCCCTGGGTCGACGGACTGCACCGGGTCGGCGCCCAGCTGACCACCGCCCAGTCGCAGCGGCTCGGGGCGCTCCTCGGAGCCGTACACACCGGGCTCGCGCAGGTGATGGAGAGGGGGGTGGCCCAGGCGCGCGGACATGCCGGCCCGGACGCCGCCGACACGTTCGCCCTGATCGACGATCTGCTGGCCGCGGCGCGCGGCCGGCGCCCCCGGGACGCCTTCGACGAGTTGGCCGAACACCGCCTCGTCGAGCGGCGCGCCCTGCTGGAGCAGTACGCCGACCACCGGCCGCCCACCCCCGACATCCCGGCGACCGGCTGGGTGCACGGCGACTTCCACCCGCTGAACGTGCTGTACCGGGACGCGGACCCGGTGGCGATCATCGACTGGGACCGGCTGGGAGTGCAGCCGCGCGCCGAGGAGGCCGTGAGGGCCGCGGCGATCTTCTTCGTCCAGCCGACCGGGAAGCTGGAACTGGAGAAGGTACGGGCGTACGCACGGGCCTACCGGCGGGCAGCCGGGGCGAGCGCCGCCGAACTCGCCGCCGCGGTGCACCGGGTGTGGTGGGAGCGGCTCAACGACTTCTGGATACTGCACTGGCGGTACCGCCTGCACGACCGAAGGGCCGACCCGCAGTTTCCTGCGGTGTCGGCCCTGGCGGTCTGGTGGACGCGGGAGTACGAGGCGGTGCGCGAGGCCTTCACGGAGTGA
- a CDS encoding protein kinase domain-containing protein yields MAPEPEANGGGVSDAADSWGIGGVVGDGRYRMTHRLGRGGMAEVFAAEDVRLGRTVAVKLLRSDLAEDPVSKARFTREAQSVAGLNHHAIVAVYDSGEDVVGGQTVPYIVMELVEGRTIRDLLLNAEAPPPEQALIIVSGVLEALAYSHQHGIVHRDIKPANVIITHSGAVKVMDFGIARALHGAQSTMTQTGMVMGTPQYLSPEQALGKAVDHRSDLYATGCLLYELLALRPPFTGETPLSVVYQHVQDIPVPPSEVADVVPPELDGLVMRSLAKDPDDRFQSAEEMRGLVQYSLQMLQVQGGHTGTWNTGPVAMHEGGHTPAMGMAGGTMAMGHPQHGDTSQGPILPPMNPDDGGYDGGHGGGGGRGKLWLFVVLALIAIGAGVAIAVNAANTGDNNHRKTPTTTSSSPAPTKSSEAPSDEETKVVPPQDETTGGEQQPSWQPSTTPSTTPSKPSETPSETASPPDTGTTGGGTSTDGGTGTDGGTGTDGGTGTDGGTGTDGGTTTDGGTTTDGGTTTGTNGTAGTAAGATP; encoded by the coding sequence ATGGCACCCGAACCCGAAGCAAACGGCGGCGGAGTTTCGGATGCGGCCGACTCCTGGGGCATCGGCGGTGTGGTCGGTGACGGACGTTATCGGATGACGCACCGGCTCGGCCGGGGCGGCATGGCCGAGGTCTTCGCGGCCGAGGACGTCCGGCTCGGACGTACGGTCGCAGTGAAGCTCCTCCGTTCCGATCTTGCCGAGGACCCGGTCTCCAAGGCCCGGTTCACACGTGAGGCACAGTCGGTCGCGGGCCTCAACCACCACGCGATCGTCGCGGTGTACGACTCCGGCGAGGACGTCGTGGGCGGCCAGACCGTCCCGTACATCGTGATGGAGCTCGTCGAGGGCCGCACCATTCGTGATCTGCTGCTCAATGCCGAGGCCCCGCCGCCGGAGCAGGCGCTGATCATCGTCTCGGGGGTGCTGGAGGCCCTCGCCTACTCGCATCAGCACGGCATCGTGCACCGTGACATCAAGCCGGCGAACGTGATCATCACGCACTCCGGTGCGGTCAAGGTGATGGACTTCGGCATCGCCCGTGCGCTGCACGGCGCGCAGTCGACCATGACCCAGACCGGCATGGTCATGGGCACGCCGCAGTACCTCTCCCCCGAGCAGGCACTCGGCAAGGCCGTCGACCACCGCTCCGATCTGTACGCCACCGGCTGTCTGCTGTACGAACTCCTCGCGCTGCGGCCCCCGTTCACGGGTGAGACGCCGCTCTCCGTCGTCTACCAGCACGTCCAGGACATCCCGGTCCCGCCGTCCGAGGTCGCGGACGTGGTGCCGCCGGAGCTGGACGGGCTCGTCATGCGTTCGCTCGCGAAGGACCCGGACGACCGGTTCCAGAGCGCCGAGGAGATGCGCGGGCTGGTCCAGTACAGCCTGCAGATGCTTCAGGTGCAGGGCGGTCACACGGGCACCTGGAACACCGGCCCGGTCGCCATGCACGAGGGCGGCCACACCCCCGCCATGGGCATGGCGGGCGGCACGATGGCGATGGGGCACCCGCAGCACGGGGACACCTCGCAGGGTCCGATCCTGCCGCCGATGAACCCGGACGACGGCGGATACGACGGCGGTCACGGGGGCGGCGGCGGCCGCGGCAAGCTCTGGCTGTTCGTCGTCCTCGCGCTGATCGCGATCGGGGCCGGTGTCGCCATCGCGGTCAACGCGGCGAACACCGGCGACAACAATCACAGAAAGACGCCGACCACGACCTCCAGCTCCCCGGCGCCGACGAAGAGTTCGGAGGCGCCCAGCGACGAGGAGACGAAGGTGGTCCCGCCGCAGGACGAAACCACCGGTGGTGAGCAGCAGCCGAGCTGGCAGCCGTCCACCACGCCGTCCACCACGCCCAGCAAGCCGTCCGAGACCCCGTCCGAGACGGCTTCCCCGCCGGACACAGGCACCACCGGCGGCGGTACGAGCACGGACGGCGGCACCGGTACGGACGGCGGCACCGGTACGGACGGCGGCACCGGTACGGACGGTGGCACCGGTACGGACGGTGGTACGACGACCGACGGTGGTACGACCACCGACGGCGGGACCACCACCGGTACCAACGGCACCGCCGGAACTGCCGCGGGCGCCACTCCCTGA
- a CDS encoding protein kinase domain-containing protein, with product MSQDGAHGAQGRYAGGSVAGGRYQLRDLLGEGGMASVYLAYDSALDRQVAIKTLHTELGREQSFRERFRREAQAVAKLQHTNIVSVFDTGEDELGGALMPYIVMEYVEGEPLGSVLQADIRNYGAMPAEKALKVTGDVLAALDTSHEMGLVHRDIKPGNVMVTKRGVVKVMDFGIARAMQSGVTSMTQTGMVVGTPQYLSPEQALGRGVDARSDLYSVGIMLFQLLTGRIPFDADSPLAIAYAHVQEEPVAPSSINRSITPAMDALVARALKKNPNERFPSAAAMQDEITRVLNAGGRTGAPVIIGGAPANSGSGVGSAVFPPVDQATPAPQSVQMPYQPQQYQQQPGPYGPPTPTPTPAPSPSYGYPQANPAYGTPAPMQHQYRTPAPYDIAPQPVGGGGSGSGGGNKRNMPVIVGSIVVALIAIGGLITVLSLKDDPGSDSGNGGDPSSSAVAGEHKDPERNRTMKTEDCTDAMEDSDDPNKVDAPSFLYKDIVSAKECALAAGWTIKTIEVAGNTYAEDQIIDQFPSAGTAIPEKGAHFELRISTGDPA from the coding sequence ATGAGCCAGGACGGCGCACACGGTGCCCAGGGTCGCTACGCGGGCGGTTCGGTCGCCGGCGGCCGTTACCAGCTCCGCGACCTGCTCGGCGAAGGCGGAATGGCGTCCGTATATCTGGCGTACGACTCCGCGCTCGACCGCCAGGTGGCGATCAAGACGCTGCACACGGAGCTGGGGCGCGAGCAGTCCTTCCGCGAGCGGTTCCGGCGCGAGGCGCAGGCTGTTGCCAAGCTGCAGCACACCAACATCGTCTCGGTCTTCGACACCGGCGAGGACGAGCTCGGCGGCGCGCTGATGCCGTACATCGTCATGGAGTACGTGGAAGGGGAGCCGCTCGGCTCCGTACTCCAGGCGGACATCCGTAATTACGGTGCGATGCCGGCCGAAAAGGCTCTCAAGGTGACCGGCGACGTGCTGGCCGCGCTGGACACCAGCCACGAAATGGGCCTGGTCCACCGCGACATCAAGCCCGGCAACGTCATGGTGACCAAGCGCGGTGTCGTGAAGGTCATGGACTTCGGTATCGCCCGCGCCATGCAGTCGGGCGTCACGTCGATGACCCAGACCGGCATGGTCGTCGGCACTCCCCAGTACCTCTCTCCCGAACAGGCCCTCGGCCGTGGCGTGGACGCGCGCTCCGACCTGTACTCGGTCGGCATCATGCTGTTCCAGCTGCTGACCGGCCGGATCCCGTTCGACGCGGACTCCCCGCTCGCCATCGCGTACGCACACGTCCAGGAGGAGCCGGTCGCGCCGTCCTCCATCAACCGGTCGATCACCCCGGCGATGGACGCGCTGGTGGCCCGCGCGCTGAAGAAGAATCCGAACGAGCGCTTCCCCAGCGCGGCGGCGATGCAGGACGAGATCACGCGCGTGCTGAACGCGGGCGGCCGGACGGGCGCCCCGGTGATCATCGGCGGCGCACCGGCGAACAGCGGCTCGGGCGTCGGCTCGGCGGTCTTCCCGCCGGTCGACCAGGCCACACCGGCGCCGCAGAGCGTGCAGATGCCGTACCAACCGCAGCAGTACCAGCAGCAGCCCGGCCCGTACGGCCCGCCGACACCGACACCGACACCGGCCCCTTCGCCGTCGTACGGCTACCCGCAGGCGAACCCGGCGTACGGGACACCGGCTCCGATGCAGCATCAGTACCGGACACCGGCGCCGTACGACATCGCACCGCAGCCCGTGGGTGGCGGCGGTTCCGGCAGCGGTGGTGGCAACAAGCGGAACATGCCCGTGATCGTGGGCTCGATCGTGGTCGCGCTGATCGCGATCGGCGGGCTGATCACAGTGCTGTCGCTGAAGGACGACCCGGGCTCGGACTCGGGCAACGGCGGTGACCCGAGCAGCTCGGCGGTGGCCGGCGAGCACAAGGATCCGGAGCGGAACCGGACGATGAAGACCGAGGACTGCACGGACGCCATGGAGGACAGCGACGACCCGAACAAGGTCGACGCACCGAGCTTCCTGTACAAGGACATCGTCTCCGCGAAGGAATGCGCCCTGGCCGCGGGCTGGACGATCAAGACGATCGAGGTCGCCGGGAACACCTATGCCGAGGACCAGATCATCGACCAGTTCCCCTCTGCGGGTACCGCCATCCCCGAGAAGGGCGCCCACTTCGAGCTGCGC